A portion of the Aphanothece sacrum FPU1 genome contains these proteins:
- a CDS encoding globin domain-containing protein, producing MVSQKTIDLVKATAPILKERGEEITRKMYQLMFESRPEYRLWFETTFMTHVDGGSQPNKLAGSIYAYAIHIDKLDELKKTVEKIANRHVDSQVIAEQYPVIGDFLLLAMKEVLQEQATPEIMAAWEEAYTALADIFIQREKELYQDDDVKLVASLKSQRFFNH from the coding sequence ATGGTTAGTCAAAAAACAATTGATTTAGTTAAAGCAACTGCTCCAATTTTAAAGGAAAGAGGAGAAGAAATTACTCGCAAAATGTATCAATTAATGTTTGAATCTCGTCCTGAGTATAGATTATGGTTTGAAACCACTTTTATGACTCATGTAGATGGGGGATCACAACCAAATAAATTAGCGGGTTCTATTTATGCTTATGCGATTCATATTGATAAATTAGATGAGTTAAAAAAAACAGTTGAAAAAATTGCTAATCGTCATGTTGATAGTCAAGTGATTGCAGAACAATATCCCGTGATTGGCGATTTTTTATTATTAGCAATGAAGGAAGTTTTACAAGAGCAAGCAACTCCTGAAATTATGGCCGCTTGGGAAGAAGCTTATACCGCTTTAGCAGATATTTTTATTCAACGAGAGAAAGAACTTTATCAAGACGATGATGTTAAGTTAGTTGCTTCATTAAAAAGTCAGCGTTTTTTTAATCATTAA
- a CDS encoding LysM peptidoglycan-binding domain-containing M23 family metallopeptidase, producing MIPLISFSPYLAQNSPSSLCPVPALSRIQRHRVAPGETIESIAKRYKLIPATLVRLNPSLAQGKVPVGQDILIPPFDGIRVQVPNGATWRDLSTAYGVRADVLFEINGCVPNPKVAFIPGVNWQPWETPRRGDYTGLKSYPLPFVAPIGLGYGWHTNPTTGQSFFHGGVDLLAEPGTPVLAADRGMVIFVAQEGSYGFLVVVDHGNGRQTRYAHLSRFKAKIGQSVQAGDVLGYVGKTGKPDILQPHLHFEVRYKFPVGWVAQDPETHFPKVNP from the coding sequence CTGATCCCTCTGATATCTTTTAGTCCTTATTTGGCACAAAACTCTCCATCTTCTTTGTGTCCGGTTCCGGCCCTATCTCGGATACAACGTCATCGGGTGGCCCCAGGAGAAACTATTGAGAGTATTGCTAAGCGTTATAAACTTATTCCGGCGACTTTAGTTCGACTTAATCCTAGTTTAGCTCAGGGAAAGGTTCCAGTTGGCCAAGATATTCTTATACCTCCCTTTGATGGAATTCGGGTACAAGTGCCAAATGGGGCGACTTGGCGAGATTTATCCACTGCTTATGGTGTGCGGGCCGATGTTTTGTTTGAGATTAATGGCTGTGTACCTAACCCTAAAGTTGCTTTTATTCCGGGGGTAAATTGGCAACCATGGGAAACCCCCCGACGAGGGGATTATACAGGGCTTAAAAGCTATCCTTTGCCCTTTGTGGCCCCTATTGGACTGGGGTATGGATGGCATACGAATCCGACGACAGGACAATCATTTTTTCATGGGGGGGTAGATTTATTAGCGGAACCCGGAACCCCTGTTTTAGCGGCGGATCGGGGAATGGTTATTTTTGTGGCCCAAGAAGGAAGCTATGGCTTTTTAGTGGTGGTGGATCATGGTAATGGCCGACAGACTCGTTATGCTCATTTAAGTCGCTTTAAGGCGAAAATAGGTCAATCTGTTCAAGCGGGCGATGTGTTAGGCTATGTAGGGAAGACGGGAAAGCCTGATATTTTGCAACCTCATCTACATTTTGAAGTTCGTTATAAGTTTCCTGTTGGTTGGGTAGCTCAAGATCCCGAAACTCATTTTCCCAAAGTTAACCCATAG
- a CDS encoding homoserine dehydrogenase, producing MAFKIGLLGLGTVGTGTAQILLDPSGRNPLLEEIVIHRVGVRSPDKPRSVEFLSGVMTTDLESIVNDPDIDIVVELLGGLEPARSLILQAINHKKHVVTANKAVIARYGDEIYAAANKAGVYVLLEAAVGGGIPIIKPLKQSLGANRINNIIGIVNGTTNYILTQMTLYGADFDDVLAEAQQLGYAEADPTADVDGLDAADKIAILASLGFGGKVKREDVYCEGIRQVSAADIIYADKLGFVIKLLAIAKGSRGEASETLQLRVHPTLVSKTHPLANINGVYNAILVEGSPLGQVMFYGPGAGAGPTASSVVSDVMNIVAILKSSGPVQTLDPLLSCVHQHYCQITPIEAIETRFYARFLTEDVPGVIGYLGTSFGQHQVSLESIVQIGFQGELAEIVVVTHNVCEGNFRKALAEIHSLEAINSIPSILRVL from the coding sequence GTGGCCTTTAAGATTGGTTTACTTGGGTTGGGAACGGTAGGCACAGGAACGGCGCAAATTCTGCTTGATCCATCGGGACGAAACCCTTTATTAGAGGAAATCGTCATTCATCGGGTCGGAGTGCGATCGCCTGATAAACCTCGTTCCGTAGAATTCTTATCAGGAGTGATGACGACAGACTTAGAAAGTATCGTCAACGACCCTGATATTGATATTGTGGTGGAATTATTAGGGGGGCTAGAACCCGCGCGATCGCTCATTTTACAAGCTATTAATCACAAAAAGCACGTTGTCACTGCTAATAAAGCTGTGATCGCCCGTTATGGAGATGAAATCTACGCAGCAGCCAATAAAGCAGGAGTATACGTCCTTTTAGAAGCGGCAGTTGGCGGTGGTATCCCCATCATTAAACCTCTAAAACAATCTTTAGGGGCTAACCGCATTAACAACATTATTGGCATTGTTAACGGCACAACTAACTACATTTTGACCCAAATGACCCTATATGGGGCAGATTTTGACGATGTTTTAGCCGAAGCGCAACAATTAGGCTATGCTGAAGCCGATCCCACTGCCGATGTGGATGGGTTAGATGCAGCCGATAAAATCGCTATTTTAGCCTCTCTGGGGTTCGGAGGAAAAGTCAAACGGGAAGATGTCTACTGTGAAGGCATTCGTCAAGTTAGCGCGGCTGATATTATCTATGCTGATAAATTAGGTTTTGTGATTAAACTATTAGCGATCGCTAAAGGATCACGGGGTGAAGCCTCAGAAACCTTACAATTAAGGGTGCATCCTACCCTAGTGTCTAAAACCCATCCCCTAGCTAACATTAACGGGGTCTACAACGCCATTTTGGTAGAAGGGAGTCCCCTGGGACAAGTGATGTTTTATGGGCCAGGGGCCGGGGCCGGCCCAACTGCCAGTTCTGTTGTATCGGATGTGATGAATATTGTGGCCATCCTTAAAAGTAGTGGCCCGGTTCAAACCCTAGATCCCCTTTTAAGTTGCGTTCATCAACATTATTGTCAGATTACCCCCATTGAAGCCATAGAAACTCGCTTTTATGCCCGTTTTCTCACCGAAGATGTGCCAGGAGTCATCGGTTATCTAGGAACCAGTTTCGGTCAACATCAGGTCAGTTTAGAGTCAATAGTACAAATTGGTTTTCAAGGGGAACTTGCGGAAATTGTGGTCGTCACTCACAATGTCTGTGAGGGTAACTTCCGCAAGGCTTTGGCGGAAATTCATTCTTTAGAGGCAATTAACAGTATTCCTAGTATTTTGCGTGTTTTATAG
- a CDS encoding MFS transporter, with amino-acid sequence MQSKSTVKPWFFIPTLYFAEGLPYILINSVSVIIYKNLGVDNAQIAFWTSLLYLPWVLKMFWSPWVEKIGKTRDWIIITQLVMVSCLGISAIALQLPNFFYISLITFTLGAFVSATHDIAVDGFYLESLNFTQQAEFAGIRPIFYRGAVIFGSGFLVVLAGKLAKSWNNISLSWTAALSVCALIFLAFSIYHFFSLPKFSNYHNKKSDNTENINIHEQKQSENINSLQIIASYFRKPKILIILAFILSYRFGEALLIKLSNPFLLDSFAQGGLELSTEEVGLMYGGFGVISLILGGMLGGFVIAKIGLKKSIFPMALALNLPNLFYFYMSLVKPSLPVTTMFISLEQFGSGLGLTAFMVYLMEISEGEYKTAHYAISTGIMALGMMLPGLISGYLQQELGYPLFFMVAFLLTVPGMFTVFFIPLKSRKL; translated from the coding sequence ATGCAATCAAAATCAACAGTTAAACCCTGGTTTTTCATTCCCACTCTTTATTTTGCGGAAGGACTTCCTTATATTCTAATTAATTCTGTTTCAGTTATTATTTATAAGAATCTAGGGGTAGATAATGCTCAAATTGCTTTTTGGACAAGTCTTCTATATCTACCTTGGGTACTTAAAATGTTTTGGTCGCCTTGGGTTGAAAAAATAGGAAAAACTAGAGATTGGATTATTATTACTCAATTAGTAATGGTCAGTTGTTTGGGAATAAGTGCGATCGCTTTACAACTTCCTAATTTCTTTTATATTTCTTTAATAACTTTCACATTAGGGGCCTTTGTTTCGGCCACCCATGATATTGCAGTAGATGGGTTTTATTTAGAATCATTAAACTTTACTCAGCAAGCAGAATTTGCCGGAATTAGACCAATTTTTTATCGAGGTGCTGTGATCTTTGGTTCAGGTTTTTTAGTAGTATTGGCCGGTAAATTAGCCAAATCATGGAACAATATATCTCTGAGTTGGACAGCGGCCTTAAGTGTTTGTGCTTTAATTTTTTTAGCTTTCTCTATATATCATTTTTTTAGTTTACCTAAATTCTCAAATTATCATAACAAAAAATCAGATAATACTGAGAATATTAATATTCATGAGCAGAAACAATCTGAAAATATCAACTCATTACAAATTATTGCTTCCTATTTCCGTAAACCTAAAATATTAATAATTTTGGCATTTATCTTATCCTATCGTTTTGGTGAAGCACTCTTAATTAAATTAAGTAATCCCTTTTTATTAGATTCCTTTGCTCAAGGGGGCTTAGAATTAAGTACAGAAGAAGTCGGCTTGATGTATGGTGGTTTTGGTGTAATATCTTTAATATTAGGAGGAATGTTAGGGGGTTTTGTCATAGCAAAAATTGGACTTAAAAAGAGTATTTTTCCAATGGCATTAGCCCTGAACTTACCTAATCTTTTTTACTTCTATATGTCTCTAGTTAAACCTTCTTTACCAGTAACTACAATGTTTATCTCATTGGAACAGTTTGGTAGTGGATTAGGATTAACCGCTTTTATGGTTTATTTAATGGAAATTTCTGAAGGAGAATATAAAACTGCTCATTATGCCATTTCTACAGGAATTATGGCTTTAGGAATGATGTTACCCGGATTAATTAGTGGTTATCTTCAACAAGAACTTGGATATCCCTTATTTTTTATGGTCGCTTTTTTA